One Cucumis melo cultivar AY chromosome 8, USDA_Cmelo_AY_1.0, whole genome shotgun sequence genomic window, CAAAACTGAACAAGGAAAGTGAGAAAGTGGGcaagggaaaagaaaaatatttgtttaagaTATTTGAATGATAGAAGAATATAATATAGGTTGTGAAgtaaaaattaattagtaatcaaagagataaaatattgaaaaaatgtAAGCGCCCTGTTATTCTATCGattgattttatttataaaCGTAGTTAAATTAGCATAAAACATATACGTTagattacaaaaaaaaaaaaaaaaagtgggattAATCTTGAAGTATTTGTGGTTTTTTCTTtgtgaaagaaaagaaagttttgattttagaaGTAAGAAAAGGATGGATACAGTTGTGAAAAAGTAGGTGGCAATGAAGTTTGAGAGAATAAAAAACAACACAAAAACCCTAATAGCTAAAATTGATGGGTATGATGGATGTATAAGGGTATATACCCAAAGGCCACACCCACAACATAAACACAATAATAATTacataaacataaaaataaCATAACGCCTCCATTGCTTTCCAATCCTATATTTAAACCCACctcctctctttctctctttctctctctctctctctttctcttaccAAAATCaggaaaatatataataaaaataaaaactttatcGTTTCACAATCACCGCTTCCTCTCAATTCTCAATTCTCAATTCTCACTTCTCAATTCTCAAACCCCAAATCCAGCAAAATTCATCCCGAAAAAGCTGCCATCTATTTTAATGCTGCAGCATTTCCCTCCAAATTAATCTCTCACAGAATCCCACAATCCTTCCTCCACCGCCGCCTCTGCATTTTCCCCcaattttcttctcttcatcAATGGCCGACCGGCCCGACCCTGACAAGAAAACCGAAACCACCAGGAAGGATATGCCCGCCCTTCTTCTTGGCCGATACGAGATCGGGAAGCTCCTTGGCCATGGCACCTTCGCTAAGGTCTACCATGCCCGAAACATCAAAACCAACGAAAGCGTAGCCATTAAAGTCATCGACAAGGAGAAGATCCTCAAGGGCGGTTTAATCGCTCACATCAAACGCGAGATCTCAATCCTCCGCCGTGTTCGGCACCCTAATATTGTGCAACTCTTCGAGGTTATGGCCACTAAGGCCAAGATCTACTTCGTTATGGAATACGTCCGCGGAGGTGAGCTTTTCAAGAAGGTCTCCAAGGGCCGATTGAAGGAAGAGGTCGCACGGAAGTACTTTCAGCAATTAATCTCCGCCGTTGCTTTCTGTCACGCGCGTGGTGTTTATCATCGCGACCTCAAACCGGAGAATTTACTGCTCGATGAGAATGGGAATCTCAAGGTCTCCGATTTTGGCCTCAGTGCCGTCTCCGATCAAATTCGACAAGATGGGTTGTTTCATACTTTTTGTGGTACTCCGGCGTATGTGGCTCCGGAGGTTTTGGCTCGGAAAGGCTACGAGGCTGCCAAGGTCGATATTTGGTCATGTGGGGTTATTCTGTTTGTTCTAATGGCAGGTTATTTACCCTTCCACGACCAAAACATTATGGCAATGTATAAGAAGATTTACAAAGGGGAGTTCCGTTGTCCGAGATGGTTCTCGCCGGAGCTAATTCGACTCCTAACACGTCTTTTAGATACAAATCCCGAAACTCGTTTCACAATTCCTGAAATCATGGAGAATAGATGGTTCAAAAAGGGGTATAAGCATATCAAATTCTACATCGAAGACGATAAGGTATGCAGCGTTGAGGATGACAACGATGATGTTGATTCCTTGTCGGATCAATCACAATCGGAATCGGATTCCGAAATAATTGAGACCAGACGAAAGGTTACCTCACTTCCAAGACCCGCGAGTTTGAATGCATTTGATATAATTTCGTTTTCTCCCGGATTTGATCTTTCTGGATTGTTTGAAGATGGAGGGGAAGAGGCGAGATTTGTGTCAAGTGCTCCAGTGTCGAAGATTATATCAAAATTGGAGGAGATTGCAAAATTGGTGAGTTTCACTGTGAGGAAGAAGGATTGCAGGGTTAGTTTAGAGGGGTCACGGGAAGGAGTGAAAGGGCCATTGACAATCGCAGCCGAGGTATTCGAGTTGACGCCGAAATTGGTGATGGTAGAGGTGAAGAGGAAAGGGGGAGATAAAGCAGAGTATGAGCAGTTCTGTAACAATGAATTGAAGCCAGCATTGTTGAATCTGAAAGTGGAAGATTCTGGTGATCCTTCACATATACCATCAGATACTGAATGAAGAAGTTTTCAGATAACAGataaaaaaagggaaagaagaaaagggTATGCTTTTCTTTCACTCTCTTTGACTTCTTCTCCTCTGCTCTAACTTAAGCCCCAACCCCATTGTATGATAACTTCCttcattttgtttgtttcttttgagattctctttttgtttttcttttttgttcattGTGCTTCTCTGTAATTTGGTTGCCTCTCTAGAGTGGGGTTTTTAGATTCAATGCAAggagaacaaaaaaagaaacaaagagaagaagaaaaaaaaagtgctGATTTATTAGATGTTAATATGTAATCTTCAAAAGGTGTGTGTGGTGTAATCTTGTTTTGACTTCGAGATGGCTAGCTTAGAGTGGAGACCGAGGGAGAGTAAAGTGAGAGTTGTGTATTTGGCACTGGCAGACATTTATAAGCTGTACGTATGAAGCatatgaagaaataaaaacaaaaaggggaaaaaaatcTAA contains:
- the LOC103484445 gene encoding CBL-interacting serine/threonine-protein kinase 12-like → MADRPDPDKKTETTRKDMPALLLGRYEIGKLLGHGTFAKVYHARNIKTNESVAIKVIDKEKILKGGLIAHIKREISILRRVRHPNIVQLFEVMATKAKIYFVMEYVRGGELFKKVSKGRLKEEVARKYFQQLISAVAFCHARGVYHRDLKPENLLLDENGNLKVSDFGLSAVSDQIRQDGLFHTFCGTPAYVAPEVLARKGYEAAKVDIWSCGVILFVLMAGYLPFHDQNIMAMYKKIYKGEFRCPRWFSPELIRLLTRLLDTNPETRFTIPEIMENRWFKKGYKHIKFYIEDDKVCSVEDDNDDVDSLSDQSQSESDSEIIETRRKVTSLPRPASLNAFDIISFSPGFDLSGLFEDGGEEARFVSSAPVSKIISKLEEIAKLVSFTVRKKDCRVSLEGSREGVKGPLTIAAEVFELTPKLVMVEVKRKGGDKAEYEQFCNNELKPALLNLKVEDSGDPSHIPSDTE